A genomic region of Haliotis asinina isolate JCU_RB_2024 chromosome 1, JCU_Hal_asi_v2, whole genome shotgun sequence contains the following coding sequences:
- the LOC137284605 gene encoding uncharacterized protein: MERLAILFLVTIGTVLSLDCNGPAEIVIAVPGSKEAVPNFEFSFLENFLTQLVSYFNIAPQNTRVGLILYGKEPVVIADLDDAVTKQTLNTRITLMSHRKLYVDSLSGGQNVPKAIQKVDELLAAGRGSVPKIGIIMTYSGSDLTSPDPQTVIARIAKESAAALNNGIKLLATNTGGGLPGFYNITMDACRLFSLGSYSNLKALLPYLASATCYILDSSVNPSPVNCFPALLPPPLKETVQCHGDALHQEDPTNCAYYVQCPMAIRMPCAPGSLFDPKITRCNSKEAVTCYSGLTCPAQKGLFPHPWDNTKFLSCSNSIPYVNDCPDNLVFYPLKSECDYPDNSIDGY; the protein is encoded by the exons ATGGAGCGTCTTGCCATCTTGTTCCTGGTCACCATAGGAACAGTGTTATCACTGG ATTGCAATGGTCCGGCCGAAATAGTCATAGCAGTGCCAGGATCCAAAGAAGCTGTCCCGAATTTCGAATTTAGTTTCCTGGAGAATTTCCTAACACAACTAGTAAGCTATTTCAACATTGCTCCACAAAACACGAGGGTAGGTCTGATCTTGTACGGCAAAGAACCAGTGGTCATTGCAGACCTGGACGATGCCGTCACGAAACAGACACTGAACACCAGAATAACACTCATGTCTCATAGAAAACTGTACGTCGACAGCCTCTCTGGTGGGCAGAACGTTCCCAAAGCTATTCAGAAGGTTGACGAGCTACTCGCCGCCGGGAGAGGATCTGTACCAAAAATTGGCATCATCATGACGTACAGTGGCTCAGATCTGACGTCCCCGGATCCACAGACTGTCATTGCACGCATAGCAAAGGAATCGGCGGCAGCACTGAACAATGGAATCAAATTGTTAGCTACTAATACTGGAGGGGGGTTACCGGGGTTCTACAACATCACCATGGACGCATGCAGGTTGTTCAGCCTGGGAAGTTACTCCAATCTTAAGGCTCTTTTGCCTTACCTGGCAAGTGCAACCTGTTATA TTCTAGATTCCAGCGTCAACCCATCCCCAGTTAACTGTTTCCCAG CTCTACTGCCACCGCCCCTCAAAGAAACAGTCCAGTGTCATGGCGATGCCCTCCATCAAGAAGACCCCACCAATTGCGCCTACTATGTTCAGTGTCCCATGGCAATCCGTATGCCGTGTGCACCAGGGTCTCTGTTCGACCCAAAAATCACCAGGTGCAACAGCAAGGAGGCAGTGACGTGCTATAGCGGCCTTACCTGCCCGGCTCAGAAAGGACTATTTCCTCACCCTTGGGACAACACGAAGTTCTTATCCTGTTCCAACAGCATCCCGTATGTTAATGACTGCCCTGATAATCTCGTGTTTTACCCACTGAAATCCGAATGTGACTACCCAGATAATTCCATTGATGGGTATTAA